In one Pseudomonas tensinigenes genomic region, the following are encoded:
- a CDS encoding aspartate aminotransferase family protein: protein MNMPENAPSPLASQLKLDAHWMPYTANRNFQRDPRLIVGAEGSWLIDDKGRRVYDSLSGLWTCGAGHTRKEIQEAVSKQLGTLDYSPGFQYGHPLSFQLAEKITELTPGNLNHVFFTDSGSECADTAVKMVRAYWRLKGQSTKTKMIGRARGYHGVNIAGTSLGGVNGNRKLFGQAMMDVDHLPHTLLASNAFSRGMPEQGGIALADELLKLIELHDASNIAAVFVEPMAGSAGVLVPPQGYLKRLREICDQHSILLVFDEVITGFGRTGNMFGADTFGVTPDLMCIAKQVTNGAIPMGAVIASSEIYQTFMNQPTPEYAVEFPHGYTYSAHPVACAAGLAALDLLQKENLVQSVAEVAPHFENALHGLKGSKNVIDIRNFGLAGAIQIAGRDGDAIVRPFEAGMALWKAGFYVRFGGDTLQFGPTFNSKPQDLDRLFDAVGEVLNKLD from the coding sequence ATGAACATGCCTGAAAACGCGCCGTCGCCACTGGCCAGCCAACTGAAGCTGGACGCGCACTGGATGCCGTACACCGCCAACCGTAACTTTCAGCGCGACCCGCGTTTGATCGTTGGTGCCGAAGGCAGCTGGCTGATCGACGACAAGGGCCGCCGGGTATATGACTCGCTGTCCGGTCTGTGGACATGCGGCGCTGGCCACACCCGCAAGGAAATTCAGGAAGCAGTCTCCAAGCAATTGGGCACCCTCGATTACTCGCCGGGCTTCCAATACGGCCACCCACTGTCGTTCCAGTTGGCCGAAAAAATCACCGAGCTGACCCCGGGCAACCTCAACCACGTGTTCTTCACTGACTCGGGCTCCGAGTGCGCCGACACCGCAGTGAAAATGGTCCGTGCCTACTGGCGCCTGAAAGGCCAGTCGACCAAGACCAAAATGATCGGCCGTGCCCGTGGCTACCACGGCGTGAACATCGCCGGCACCAGCCTCGGCGGCGTCAATGGCAACCGCAAACTGTTCGGTCAGGCGATGATGGACGTCGATCACCTGCCGCACACGTTGCTGGCGAGCAATGCGTTCTCCCGTGGCATGCCGGAGCAGGGCGGTATCGCTTTGGCCGATGAGCTGCTGAAGCTGATCGAATTGCACGACGCTTCGAACATCGCCGCGGTATTCGTTGAGCCTATGGCCGGTTCCGCTGGTGTACTGGTGCCGCCGCAGGGTTACCTGAAACGTCTGCGCGAAATTTGCGATCAGCACAGCATTCTGTTGGTGTTCGACGAAGTGATCACCGGTTTCGGCCGTACCGGCAACATGTTCGGTGCCGACACCTTTGGCGTTACTCCGGACCTGATGTGCATCGCCAAGCAAGTCACCAACGGCGCGATCCCGATGGGCGCGGTGATTGCCAGCTCCGAGATCTACCAGACCTTCATGAATCAGCCGACCCCGGAATACGCTGTGGAATTCCCGCACGGCTACACCTACTCGGCACACCCGGTGGCCTGCGCCGCAGGTCTTGCAGCACTCGACCTGCTGCAAAAGGAAAACCTGGTGCAGAGTGTCGCTGAAGTCGCACCGCATTTCGAAAACGCGCTGCACGGTCTGAAAGGTTCGAAGAACGTTATCGACATCCGTAACTTCGGTCTGGCGGGTGCAATCCAGATTGCCGGTCGTGACGGCGACGCTATTGTGCGTCCGTTCGAGGCGGGCATGGCCCTGTGGAAAGCCGGGTTCTACGTACGCTTCGGCGGCGACACCCTGCAGTTCGGCCCAACCTTCAACAGCAAGCCGCAAGACCTCGATCGCCTGTTCGACGCGGTCGGCGAAGTGCTGAACAAGCTCGACTGA